The Clostridium beijerinckii genomic sequence ATGGTAGTGGCGGATTCGGAGGAGGAGGCTTTGGTGGCTTTGACGGATTTGATATGGGCGGATTTGGAGATATTTTTGAATCATTCTTTGGAGGCGGAGGATCAAATTCTAGAAGAAGAAATGGTCCAGTAAGAGGAAATGATATTGAGTATACAATAACATTAACTTTCGAAGAAGCTGTTTTTGGAGTAGAGAAAGAAATTTCTGTTACTAGAAATGAAAACTGTGAACATTGTCATGGAAGTGGAGCCGAACCTGGAACTAATGCTAAGACTTGCCCAACTTGTAGTGGATCAGGTCAAGTAAGAGTTCAAAGACAAACTCCTCTTGGAAGTTTTGTATCAACTTCTACATGTGATACTTGTAGAGGTACTGGTAAAATTATTGAAAAGCCATGTTCAGAGTGTAGAGGAAAAGGCAGTGTTAGAAAAACAAGAAAGATAAAAGTTAACATACCAGCAGGTGTAGATACAGGAAATGTAATGCCTTTAAGAGGACAAGGAGAACATGGGTTAAGAGGTGGAAGTCCTGGAGATTTGTATGTAAGAATTAATGTTACTCCATCAAAGGTGTTTACAAGAAAAGGAAACGATGTTTATATAGATGCTCATATTTCTATGCCTAAAGCAGCATTAGGTACAGAAATAACTGTAGCTACAGTTGATGGAAATGTTAAATATACTGTTCCACCAGGTACACAATCAGGAACTATGTTTAGATTAAAAGGCAAAGGAATACAAAGAGTTAACTCAAACGGAAAAGGAGATCAATACGTAAAAGTTATTGTTGATATTCCTAAAACCTTAAATAAGGAACAAAAGGAAGCTTTATATGATTTTATGAGAGCATCTGGTGAAGAGTTTGATGAAGCTAATGTTCCTAAGAAAAAATTATTTGGAAAAAATAAATAGAATTATATCTGAGAAACTATTTGAATAATGTCTATCAATTAGCATTATTTCAATAGTTTCTTTTTTAAATAAAAATTCCCCGACAAAACCTATAGTTATAGTCATATTTTAAATTATAGGTTATAATATATTAAAATAATTATATTTAGGAGGAGAAAAAGTGAAGGAATTGAAGGAAAAATTATTAATTGAAATAGAAGAGTTTAGAGAATTAGGAAATAAATTTTTATCTGGTGAAGTATCTATTATGGATTTTAAAAAAGTTTCTGGGGGAATGGGGGTATACTCAGAACGTAATAAAAAAGAATTCATGATAAGACTAAGAATTCCTTCAGGAATTAGTAGCTTTGAGAACATGAATTGGTTATGTGATATAGCTGATAAATATAATTTAGATAAATTTCATTTAACTACAAGAGAAGCAGTGCAGTATCATAATTTAACGATAGATCAAGTTTGTGGAATAATGAAGGATGGTATAGATAATGATATATATTCTAGAGGAGGCGGCGGAAACTTTCCAAGAAATGTAGCTATGTCTCCACTATCAGGTGTAGATAAAGATGAAGCGTTTGATGTGACACCATATGCATTAACTGTAAATAAACATTTTTTAAGCAAAATAACATCATATAAATTTCCAAGAAAGTTTAAAGTATCTTTTTCAAGCAGCGACTCAGATCAGGGGCATTGTAATGTAGCTGATTTAGGGTTCTTAGCAACAATTAAAGATAATGAAAAGTATTTTAGAGTTTTTATGGGAGGCGGAATTGGAAGAAATCCTCAAGTTGCAGTCGAATATGATGAGCTTATAAAACCAAGTGATGTATTATACCACGTAGAAGCCATGACTAGTTTATTTATAAAAGAAGGTAACTATGAAGATAGAAATAAAGCTCGTATAAGATATATATTAGAGAGAATGGGCAAAGAGAAATTCATAGAAACATATAAAGAACATTTAAAATATGTGTTAGATAATAATGCGTTAGATTTATTTGTAGAATCTAAGGAAATTACTAAAGAAGGTAAAGAAATTGAATTAAAACATTCAAGATTATATTCACAAAAGCAAAAAGGATTATACAGCGTATATTTCCATCCAATTGGCGGACAAATTTCTGTTAAGACATTAAGAGAAATTTTAGATAAATTAAAAGTAGTAAAAGACTTAGAAATAAGACTTACTATGACAGAAGGTTTATATTTTAGAAACTTAAATGGTGATGAAGCTAAAGAAATTTTAGATTTAACACAAAATATTGGAGGAGAAACAGCTCTTCAGCAAAGTGTATCATGTATTGGAGTGCCAATATGTCAAGTTGGAATTTTAGAGAGTCAAAAAATGCTTAACAATATAATTAATTACTTTGCAGAAAAGGGTTATAATAAAGATATACTTCCAAGAGTTCATATATCAGGATGTGGAAATTCATGTGCAGTTCATGAAGTCGTTGGTATCGGGCTTACAGGAAAACGTAAAAAAGTTGAAGATGTATTTGAATTACATATTAACGGATCATTTGAAACAGGAAGTGCAAGGCTCGGAAAAGTTTATGGTGATTTACTTGCCAGTGAAATACCAGAGTTTTTATATGAATTATCATTATATATAGAGAATAAAAATATGAATTTTTATGAGTTTGTAGAAAATAACGAGGAAGAACTATTAAAAATAATAGAGAAATATAAAAAATAAGTCATAAGATAAAGTAGTTAAAATAGTACATTCTCTTAAGTATGAGGTGTGCTATTTTTTTATATTTAATAATGATAGGGTGTTAAGTATTAAATTGGATGATTTTTTAGATAAACAACTTGAGGGGGGGAGAATTCTTAATTAGTATTAAGAAAGTATAAAAATACTTTGAGATAAAAGATTCAGTACAGATATTTGAGTTATTTGCAATACCTGTATATTTTTGAGATAAAAATTGCAATATAAATTTTTATAGGTATAATTATTATGAAGGATACGGCCGATTAATAGAACAATAAGACGGTATGAGCGTCTTGTTTATATGGTATTGTGTCGATAAGTTCAATTTAATGATCTAAAAAACTTAATTGCAGTGAAATGCTATTTTTTAAAAGCTTATAAAAGATGGAGTGAACTAACATGAGAATGAGAAAAAAACCGTGGGCAAGACCTGAGCTTGAAGGTTGCGATTTTTTTGTTATAAATCCGAAAGAATATAAAGGTAAGTGGAAAGAATTTTTCGGTAATGATAAACCAATATATCTAGAACTTGGATGTGGGAAGGGAACTTTTATGGCAGTTCATGCCTCCGAGAATCCAGATATAAATTATATTGCAATTGACATAAAGGATGAGGTATTAGGATTAGCAAAAAGAAATATTGAAAAGGCTTATGAAGAAAAAAATAGGAAGACTGATAATGTAAAATTAATGGCTCAAGAGATAGGGCTTATCAGTGAAATCTTAAGTGAAGAAGATGTTGTAAGTAGAATATACATAAATTTTTGCAATCCGTGGCCAAAGGAAAAGCATAAAAAGAGAAGATTAACACATATGAGGCAGCTTGAACAGTATAAAACATTTTTAAAGAGTGAAGGTGAAATTTATTTTAAAACTGACGATGATGAATTATTTGAGGAATCGCTTGAATATTTTAATGAAGCAGGGTTTAGAATTAAATATATAACATATGATCTTCACAATAGTGATGTTGAAGGAAATGTTCAGACTGAGCATGAAAAAATGTTTAGTGAACAAGGAATAAAAATAAAATTTTTGATTGCCATGAAAGACAATTAGATTTATAATGACCAGAATTTAAGAATTTAAGAATTTAAGAATTTAAGAATTTAAGAATTTAAGAATTTAAGAATTTAAGAATTTAAGAATTTAAGAATTTAAGAATTTAAGAATTTAAGAATTTAAGAATTTAAGAATTTAAGAATTTACCCGATTCACATGTGTTTGATGAGTAAGTTCGAGGAACCAAATACAAGATTTGAAGCATCACTTTTGGACTCTCACTTAAGAATTTAAACATATGAAAAGATACGCACCTATAAAAAAAGTGCGAAGCACAATTAAGATCAGTTCACCTATAAAAAAAGTGCGAAGCACAATTAAGAAGTTTAATATTTTAAAATTTAAATATTAAACTAGATATCAATAAAAATATTTTTAAATATATAAATTTAACTAGATATATATGTAAGTAGTTAAATAGAAATCTATATAAATAGTTAACTATGTAAATATATATCAATGTTAAATATAAATAAAGATAAATATGTAAATATTTATAGTTATTGTAAGGGTTACAATGACTTTAAAAAAATAAAATTATATAGTTAGCAAAGAGCAATTGTAGGAAAAAATTCTATGGAATTTAAAAATATTTTTAATAAATTTTGAAAAAAATGTATTCCTAAATTGCAAACTGTTACTGAAACTGAATTAGAAAGGTTGATAAACATGGATGGAATATGGATTGAAGTTAGTGTAATAACAAAGAGCGAGGCGTTAGAGCCTATATCAGGAATATTTTATGGATTAAATTGCCCTAATGTTGCAATAGAAGATCCGGAGGATTTACTTTCAAGAGATCAAGGACCATTAACTTGGGATTTTGCAGATATAAATATCTTAGAACATAAAGGAAATGCAGCTGTAGTTAAAGCTTATTTTTCTCAAGATGATAAGGTTGAAGAGATTGTTGAATATGTTAAGGAAAAACTTTCTGAAATTAAAGAATTTGGAATAGATATTGGTGAAGGTACAGTAGAAGCTAAGAAGATGCACGAAGAGGACTGGGCTAATAATTGGAAGCAATATTATAAACCAGTTAAAATAACAGATAAGATTGTTGTTAAACCAATTTGGGAAGAATATGAAAAAAATGATGAAGAACTAATTATAGAGTTGGATCCAGGAATGGCATTTGGAACTGGAACTCATGAAACTACAAGAATGTGTATTCAAGCTTTAGATAAATATGTAAAGCCTGATACAACAGTATTTGACGTAGGATGTGGATCAGGAATACTTGCCATTGCTGCTGCAAAGCTTGGAGCTAAACATGTTGTTGGTGTTGACCTAGATCCTGTTGCTGTTGATTCATCAAAAGAGAATATTGGTTTTAATAATTTAGATAACATTGAAGTATTAGAAGGAAATCTTTTAGATGTAGTTGATGGAAAAGCCGACATAGTAGTTGCAAATATAATAGCAGAAATCATTTGTGTACTAACTGAGGATGTTAAAAAGGCTCTAAATGAAGGTGGATTATTTATAACTTCAGGTATAATTCATGATAGGGTAGATATGGTTACAGAAAAGTTTGCTGAATGTGGTTTTGAAGTTATTGAAATCAATAAAGATGGAGAATGGAACTGTATAGTTGCTAAAGCAATTAATTAGTATAAATATAGATATTTGTAATGCAAATTTTGGTTAACGGTTTGAAAATGTAATTATGAAAATAATGCACAATGTACAATTCACAATGCGCAGTTTAGGAGAAATTTCTAAGAGATTTTTTTGAAAATCTATAGTTGATATACCGTAATCAATTATTATTTAATTGTGCATTGAGTATTGTGAACTGTGAATTAGAGAGGAGTCGTATGCATAAGTTTTTTACAGAACCTCATAATATTAGTGAAACTGAAGGTAGAATACTTGGAGATGATGTAAAACATATTTATAAGGTTTTAAGATTATCTGAAGGTGAAGAAGTAGTATTAAACAATTGCGAAGGAATTGAGTATCTAGGTGAGATAGAAACTATAACTAAAAGTGAAGTTATAGTTAAAATTATTAAAAGATTAGATATAAATAATGAAAGTAAAGTTAAAGTACATCTGTTTCAGGGACTACCAAAAGGTCAGAAAATGGACCTGATAGTACAAAAGGGAACAGAACTTGGAGTATCTGAGTTTATTCCTGTAACAACTGCAAGAGTAGATGTAAAACTTAAAGGCGAATTT encodes the following:
- the dnaJ gene encoding molecular chaperone DnaJ; the protein is MANKDYYELLGLQKGASDDEIKRAFRKLAVKYHPDRNQGNAEAEEKFKEINEAYQVLSDPEKKAKYDQFGSAAFDGSGGFGGGGFGGFDGFDMGGFGDIFESFFGGGGSNSRRRNGPVRGNDIEYTITLTFEEAVFGVEKEISVTRNENCEHCHGSGAEPGTNAKTCPTCSGSGQVRVQRQTPLGSFVSTSTCDTCRGTGKIIEKPCSECRGKGSVRKTRKIKVNIPAGVDTGNVMPLRGQGEHGLRGGSPGDLYVRINVTPSKVFTRKGNDVYIDAHISMPKAALGTEITVATVDGNVKYTVPPGTQSGTMFRLKGKGIQRVNSNGKGDQYVKVIVDIPKTLNKEQKEALYDFMRASGEEFDEANVPKKKLFGKNK
- a CDS encoding nitrite/sulfite reductase, with the translated sequence MKELKEKLLIEIEEFRELGNKFLSGEVSIMDFKKVSGGMGVYSERNKKEFMIRLRIPSGISSFENMNWLCDIADKYNLDKFHLTTREAVQYHNLTIDQVCGIMKDGIDNDIYSRGGGGNFPRNVAMSPLSGVDKDEAFDVTPYALTVNKHFLSKITSYKFPRKFKVSFSSSDSDQGHCNVADLGFLATIKDNEKYFRVFMGGGIGRNPQVAVEYDELIKPSDVLYHVEAMTSLFIKEGNYEDRNKARIRYILERMGKEKFIETYKEHLKYVLDNNALDLFVESKEITKEGKEIELKHSRLYSQKQKGLYSVYFHPIGGQISVKTLREILDKLKVVKDLEIRLTMTEGLYFRNLNGDEAKEILDLTQNIGGETALQQSVSCIGVPICQVGILESQKMLNNIINYFAEKGYNKDILPRVHISGCGNSCAVHEVVGIGLTGKRKKVEDVFELHINGSFETGSARLGKVYGDLLASEIPEFLYELSLYIENKNMNFYEFVENNEEELLKIIEKYKK
- the trmB gene encoding tRNA (guanosine(46)-N7)-methyltransferase TrmB; amino-acid sequence: MRMRKKPWARPELEGCDFFVINPKEYKGKWKEFFGNDKPIYLELGCGKGTFMAVHASENPDINYIAIDIKDEVLGLAKRNIEKAYEEKNRKTDNVKLMAQEIGLISEILSEEDVVSRIYINFCNPWPKEKHKKRRLTHMRQLEQYKTFLKSEGEIYFKTDDDELFEESLEYFNEAGFRIKYITYDLHNSDVEGNVQTEHEKMFSEQGIKIKFLIAMKDN
- the prmA gene encoding 50S ribosomal protein L11 methyltransferase, encoding MDGIWIEVSVITKSEALEPISGIFYGLNCPNVAIEDPEDLLSRDQGPLTWDFADINILEHKGNAAVVKAYFSQDDKVEEIVEYVKEKLSEIKEFGIDIGEGTVEAKKMHEEDWANNWKQYYKPVKITDKIVVKPIWEEYEKNDEELIIELDPGMAFGTGTHETTRMCIQALDKYVKPDTTVFDVGCGSGILAIAAAKLGAKHVVGVDLDPVAVDSSKENIGFNNLDNIEVLEGNLLDVVDGKADIVVANIIAEIICVLTEDVKKALNEGGLFITSGIIHDRVDMVTEKFAECGFEVIEINKDGEWNCIVAKAIN